A genome region from Nocardioides cynanchi includes the following:
- a CDS encoding tyrosine-type recombinase/integrase — protein MTTASPTSSDAKAARKTRSRKATRTSFGSVRRLPSGRYQARYTDRQMNRHTAPQTFATKTHAEEWLATVRADVVRGTWRAPSLGAVTLAEYAADHLATRVDLAPRTQQLYASVVANWIATPLELPLSPGRSRTINLGGSELSAVSVASIREWHAAAIHRARRNAQARAEATKRRRQADARHAARLWALANDIPVKATGRLPRAVLDAWRASGHVDVQPLAEPESARLRIDAGRAQVAQAYRLLRMILGHAVREGRIDSNPCQIARAGQVKSTERVPATPAEIDALAAAMPERYSAAVHLAAWSGLRAGELFGLARRHVDLQAGTVRVERAVTYMPGHRPSLGETKTESSKRTVHLPPHVVAILREHMDRYTGRDPDALLFTDAGGQIVPRELRKAPFWRARAAVGRSDLRWHDLRHTGATLAAQAGATLAELQHRLGHATVAAAMLYQHHTADRDRTLASRLGALAGHPELRESPAKDV, from the coding sequence ATGACCACTGCTAGCCCAACCTCCAGCGACGCGAAGGCCGCACGCAAGACACGCTCCCGGAAGGCCACTCGAACCTCGTTCGGCAGTGTCCGCCGCCTGCCCTCAGGCCGTTACCAGGCCCGCTACACCGACCGGCAGATGAACCGGCACACGGCCCCGCAGACCTTCGCCACCAAGACCCATGCTGAGGAGTGGCTTGCGACCGTCCGCGCCGACGTCGTCCGCGGCACCTGGCGTGCACCCTCGCTGGGCGCTGTCACCCTCGCCGAGTACGCCGCCGACCACCTGGCCACCCGGGTTGACCTGGCACCCCGGACCCAGCAGCTTTACGCCAGCGTGGTGGCCAACTGGATCGCCACGCCGCTCGAGCTGCCACTGTCCCCCGGCCGCAGCCGCACGATCAACCTCGGTGGCTCGGAGTTGAGCGCCGTTTCGGTGGCCAGCATCCGGGAGTGGCACGCCGCAGCCATCCACAGAGCTCGACGCAACGCTCAGGCGCGTGCGGAGGCGACCAAACGTCGCCGCCAAGCTGACGCTCGACATGCCGCCCGACTTTGGGCGCTCGCGAACGATATACCGGTCAAGGCGACCGGACGTCTGCCCCGCGCCGTTCTCGACGCCTGGCGCGCCTCTGGGCACGTCGACGTGCAACCCCTTGCTGAGCCGGAGTCCGCGCGACTCCGCATCGATGCCGGTCGTGCTCAGGTCGCCCAGGCGTACAGGCTCCTCCGGATGATCCTCGGCCACGCCGTGCGAGAGGGGCGGATCGACTCCAACCCGTGTCAGATCGCGCGCGCCGGCCAGGTCAAGTCCACCGAGCGCGTGCCCGCAACGCCCGCGGAAATCGACGCCCTGGCGGCCGCCATGCCCGAGCGCTACTCCGCCGCCGTCCACCTCGCCGCCTGGTCGGGCCTCCGCGCTGGCGAGCTCTTCGGTCTCGCCCGCCGCCATGTGGACCTCCAGGCCGGAACAGTCAGGGTCGAGCGGGCTGTCACCTATATGCCCGGACACCGGCCGAGCCTTGGCGAGACCAAGACCGAGAGCAGTAAGCGCACGGTGCACCTGCCTCCCCACGTCGTGGCCATCCTCCGGGAACACATGGACCGCTACACCGGCCGAGATCCCGACGCTTTGCTCTTCACCGACGCAGGAGGCCAGATCGTGCCCCGCGAATTGCGCAAGGCGCCGTTCTGGCGCGCACGAGCGGCCGTCGGGCGCTCCGACCTGCGGTGGCACGACCTGCGGCACACTGGTGCCACCCTCGCCGCCCAGGCGGGCGCAACGCTGGCCGAACTGCAGCACAGGCTGGGCCACGCGACAGTCGCCGCCGCCATGCTCTATCAGCACCACACTGCCGACCGGGATCGCACCCTGGCGAGTCGACTCGGTGCCCTAGCGGGGCATCCGGAGTTGCGCGAGAGTCCGGCGAAGGACGTTTGA
- a CDS encoding DLW-39 family protein, which yields MKKILLIALAAVGALVARKKIGEGQREQALWAEATDRVDRD from the coding sequence ATGAAGAAGATCCTGCTGATCGCCCTGGCCGCCGTCGGCGCGCTCGTCGCCAGGAAGAAGATCGGCGAGGGGCAGCGCGAGCAGGCCCTCTGGGCCGAGGCGACCGACCGGGTCGACCGCGACTGA
- a CDS encoding DUF3566 domain-containing protein, which yields MTERPADQAPVQTRPDTSDDTARIPLAERLQRRIGAATDDRRSNGQAANGSGRILPPPPPEQVAAREAEQARQAEQARQAEQARQAEEARRAAAQREAEQARQAEQARQASAPVPTAPPAVPVPAPDATAAGPATVTTRRTSKAARAPRRARLRLSRIDPWSVMKISFLLSIAFGIVTVVSVFMIWSVLNAAGVWTSINNTVSDTVSSGTTASTFNIEDYLGLSRVLGFTMLVAVIDVVLMTAIATLGAFLYNMASSLLGGVEVTLSEDQG from the coding sequence ATGACAGAGCGCCCTGCCGATCAGGCACCTGTCCAGACCCGCCCGGACACCAGCGACGACACTGCCCGGATCCCGCTCGCCGAGCGGCTCCAGCGCCGGATCGGCGCAGCGACCGACGACCGACGGAGCAACGGCCAGGCCGCCAACGGCTCCGGCCGGATCCTGCCGCCACCGCCGCCCGAGCAGGTCGCGGCGCGCGAGGCGGAGCAGGCTCGTCAGGCGGAGCAGGCCCGCCAGGCGGAGCAGGCCCGCCAGGCGGAGGAGGCCCGTCGGGCTGCGGCCCAGCGCGAGGCGGAGCAGGCCCGTCAGGCGGAGCAGGCCCGTCAGGCTTCGGCTCCGGTGCCGACGGCCCCACCGGCGGTCCCCGTGCCGGCACCCGACGCCACCGCGGCCGGGCCCGCCACCGTGACCACGCGCCGTACCTCCAAGGCGGCGCGGGCACCCCGCCGGGCCAGGCTCCGGCTGAGCCGGATCGACCCGTGGTCGGTCATGAAGATCTCGTTCCTGCTCTCCATCGCCTTCGGCATCGTGACCGTCGTGTCGGTGTTCATGATCTGGTCGGTGCTGAACGCGGCCGGTGTCTGGACCTCGATCAACAACACGGTCTCCGACACCGTCTCCAGCGGCACCACCGCCTCGACGTTCAACATCGAGGACTATCTCGGCCTCTCGCGGGTCCTGGGTTTCACGATGCTGGTCGCGGTGATCGACGTCGTCCTGATGACGGCGATCGCCACGCTGGGAGCGTTCCTCTACAACATGGCGTCCTCGCTGCTCGGTGGCGTCGAGGTCACGTTGTCCGAGGACCAGGGCTGA
- the gyrA gene encoding DNA gyrase subunit A — MQRAYIDYAMAVIVGRALPDVRDGLKPVHRRVLYAMYDGGYRPDRGFSKCSRVVGDVMGQYHPHGDTAIYDTLVRLAQPWVMRAPLVNGQGNFGSPGNDSAAAMRYTECRMAPLALEMVRDIERDTVDFQPNYDGRSQEPIVLPSRYPNLLVNGSAGIAVGMATNIPPHNLREVAEGARWALDHPDATREELQDALVERIKGPDFPNGALIVGREGIEQAYRTGRGSVTQRAVIEIDEDARGRTCLSITELPYMVNPDNLALKIAELADSGKVQGISDVRDDSSGRTGQRLVVVLRRDAVARVVLNNLLKHTELQTNFSANMLALVDNVPRTLTIDQFISNWVAHQVDVIQRRTRFNLAEAERLAHVQRGYVKALDALDEVIALIRRSPDVDEARAGLMELLEIDEIQAQAILDMQLRRLAALERQKIIDRLAELEATIADLEDILASESRQRQIIGDELAEIVEKYGDERRTQIIAADGDLSMEDLIPDEELVVSITRGGYAKRTRADQYRTQKRGGKGVRGATLRGDDVVQHFIATTNHHWLLFFTTAGRVYRTKAYNLPEASRDAKGGHVAGLLSFQPDEDIAQVLAIRDYEQAPYLVLATRNGLVKKTRLGDYNSPRQAGVIAINFREDDDELIGAELVSPDDDILLVSRKGSAIRFKAGDDQLRPMGRATSGVTGMKFRTEADSVLSMSIIRADQVAAEAQAEDAAAPDNDVKPQYVFTMTDGGFAKRTAIKDYRITNRGGLGVKAMSLTNEERGVLVGGFIVVEGDEILAITQGGQVVRSPINQEFRATGRDTMGVKFVTPKSGDSVAVVTRSMEAPDAVEETIAAGPVGDSNLNGESPDEVPDATIEGDATSQDATEPDPGPAVDPGE, encoded by the coding sequence ATGCAGCGCGCCTACATCGACTACGCGATGGCGGTGATCGTGGGTCGGGCGCTGCCCGACGTCCGCGACGGGCTCAAGCCCGTGCACCGGCGGGTGCTCTACGCGATGTACGACGGCGGCTACCGGCCCGACCGCGGGTTCTCCAAGTGCTCGCGCGTCGTCGGCGACGTGATGGGGCAGTACCACCCCCACGGCGACACCGCGATCTACGACACCCTGGTCCGCCTGGCCCAGCCGTGGGTGATGCGGGCGCCCCTGGTCAACGGCCAGGGCAACTTCGGCTCGCCGGGCAACGACTCGGCGGCGGCGATGCGGTACACCGAGTGCCGGATGGCGCCGCTGGCGCTGGAGATGGTCCGCGACATCGAGCGGGACACCGTCGACTTCCAGCCCAACTACGACGGCCGCTCGCAGGAGCCGATCGTCCTGCCGTCGCGCTACCCCAACCTGCTGGTGAACGGCTCGGCCGGGATCGCCGTCGGCATGGCCACCAACATCCCGCCGCACAACCTGCGCGAGGTCGCCGAGGGTGCCCGGTGGGCGCTCGACCACCCGGACGCGACGCGCGAGGAGCTCCAGGACGCCCTGGTCGAGCGGATCAAGGGCCCCGACTTCCCCAACGGCGCGCTGATCGTGGGGCGTGAGGGCATCGAGCAGGCCTACCGCACCGGCCGCGGCTCGGTCACCCAACGCGCGGTGATCGAGATCGACGAGGACGCCCGCGGGCGCACCTGCCTGTCGATCACCGAGCTGCCCTACATGGTCAACCCCGACAACCTCGCGCTGAAGATCGCCGAGCTCGCCGACTCCGGCAAGGTGCAGGGCATCTCCGACGTGCGCGACGACTCGTCAGGTCGCACCGGCCAGCGGCTGGTGGTCGTGCTGCGCCGCGACGCGGTGGCACGCGTCGTCCTGAACAACCTGCTCAAGCACACCGAGCTGCAGACCAACTTCAGCGCCAACATGCTGGCGCTGGTCGACAACGTGCCGCGCACCCTGACCATCGACCAGTTCATCAGCAACTGGGTCGCCCACCAGGTCGACGTGATCCAGCGGCGGACCCGCTTCAACCTCGCCGAGGCCGAGCGCCTGGCGCACGTGCAGCGCGGCTACGTCAAGGCCCTCGACGCCCTCGACGAGGTGATCGCCCTGATCCGGCGCTCGCCCGACGTCGACGAGGCCCGCGCCGGACTGATGGAGCTCCTGGAGATCGACGAGATCCAGGCGCAGGCGATCCTCGACATGCAGCTGCGCCGGCTCGCGGCCCTCGAGCGGCAGAAGATCATCGACCGCCTGGCCGAGCTCGAGGCGACGATCGCCGACCTCGAGGACATCCTGGCCAGCGAGTCCCGCCAGCGTCAGATCATCGGCGACGAGCTGGCCGAGATCGTCGAGAAGTACGGCGACGAGCGTCGTACCCAGATCATCGCGGCGGACGGCGACCTCTCCATGGAGGACCTGATCCCCGACGAGGAGCTGGTCGTCTCGATCACCCGCGGCGGCTACGCCAAGCGCACCCGCGCGGACCAGTACCGCACCCAGAAGCGGGGCGGCAAGGGCGTGCGCGGCGCGACCCTGCGCGGTGACGACGTCGTGCAGCACTTCATCGCGACCACCAACCATCACTGGCTGCTCTTCTTCACCACCGCGGGCCGGGTCTACCGCACCAAGGCCTACAACCTCCCCGAGGCCTCGCGCGACGCCAAGGGCGGTCACGTGGCCGGGCTGCTCAGCTTCCAGCCCGACGAGGACATCGCGCAGGTGCTGGCGATCCGTGACTACGAGCAGGCTCCCTACCTCGTGCTCGCGACCCGCAACGGCCTGGTCAAGAAGACCCGGCTCGGTGACTACAACTCACCGCGTCAGGCGGGCGTGATCGCGATCAACTTCCGGGAGGACGACGACGAGCTGATCGGCGCCGAGCTGGTCTCGCCCGACGACGACATCCTGCTGGTCTCCCGCAAGGGCTCCGCGATCCGGTTCAAGGCCGGCGACGACCAGCTCCGACCGATGGGGCGGGCGACCTCGGGGGTCACCGGAATGAAGTTCCGCACCGAGGCCGACTCGGTGCTCTCGATGTCGATCATCCGGGCAGACCAGGTGGCGGCGGAGGCCCAGGCCGAGGACGCGGCCGCGCCCGACAACGACGTCAAGCCGCAGTACGTCTTCACGATGACCGACGGTGGCTTCGCCAAGCGCACCGCGATCAAGGACTACCGGATCACCAACCGCGGCGGGCTCGGCGTCAAGGCGATGTCGCTGACCAACGAGGAGCGAGGCGTCCTGGTGGGCGGCTTCATCGTGGTCGAGGGCGACGAGATCCTGGCGATCACCCAGGGTGGCCAGGTGGTGCGCAGCCCGATCAACCAGGAGTTCCGCGCGACCGGACGCGACACCATGGGCGTCAAGTTCGTCACCCCCAAGTCGGGCGACTCGGTGGCCGTGGTCACCCGCTCGATGGAGGCCCCGGACGCGGTCGAGGAGACCATCGCCGCAGGTCCGGTAGGTGACAGCAACCTGAACGGCGAATCGCCTGATGAGGTCCCGGATGCAACAATCGAAGGCGATGCGACGTCCCAAGACGCAACCGAACCCGACCCAGGACCTGCCGTCGATCCAGGAGAGTGA
- the gyrB gene encoding DNA topoisomerase (ATP-hydrolyzing) subunit B: protein MTYDASAITVLEGLEAVRKRPGMYIGSTGERGLHHLVWEIIDNAVDESLAGYCDRVVVTLLADGGLRVEDNGRGIPTDTAPGQELPAVTMALTMLHAGGKFGGGGYKVSGGLHGVGVSVVNALSSHLVVEVRNRGHVWRQSFSIGVPDGGLEEVRALEPGERTGTTVTYWASPDVFETTTYSLETITARIREYAFLNKGLEIVVRDERPEGAELLEAVQDDTIANEIDASGEDNIHEAPTGGIEQTFRYDRGLVDYVDYLNKRKTPANPTVISFEAEQAAGAQGGSQDLSLEVAMQWNTSFTESVHTFANTINTPEGGTHEEGFRSALTTLVNHWGEEWGLIKKREDRVSGDDVREGLTAIISIKLTDPQFEGQTKAKLGNTEAKGFVQRVVNDQLGAWLEQNPAEGRDIVRKAQAAASARIAARKARDLARSRKGLLGGGGLPGKLSDCQSTNPEECEVFIVEGDSAGGSARQGRDPRVQAILPIRGKILNVEKARIDKVLGNTEVQAIISALGTGIHEEFSLEKLRYHKVVLMADADVDGHHINTLLLTLLFRFMKPLIEHGHVYMAQPPLYRIRWNKPAEHEFVYSDSEREALTKDGLANGKKLPKENPVQRYKGLGEMNAEELWDTTMNPEQRLMLQVTLDDAAQADEIFSILMGEDVEQRRSFIQRNAKDVRFLDI from the coding sequence ATGACCTACGACGCGTCGGCGATCACCGTGCTCGAGGGGCTCGAGGCGGTCCGCAAGCGCCCGGGCATGTACATCGGCTCGACCGGAGAGCGCGGACTGCACCACCTGGTCTGGGAGATCATCGACAACGCGGTCGACGAGTCGCTGGCCGGTTACTGCGACCGGGTCGTGGTCACCCTGCTGGCCGACGGCGGACTCCGTGTGGAGGACAACGGCCGCGGCATCCCGACCGACACCGCTCCCGGTCAGGAGCTTCCGGCTGTCACGATGGCACTGACCATGCTCCACGCCGGCGGGAAGTTCGGCGGCGGAGGGTACAAGGTCTCCGGGGGCCTCCACGGCGTCGGCGTCAGCGTGGTCAACGCACTGTCGAGCCACCTCGTGGTCGAGGTCCGCAACCGGGGTCACGTGTGGCGTCAGTCGTTCAGCATCGGCGTGCCGGACGGCGGTCTCGAGGAGGTCCGCGCGCTGGAGCCCGGCGAGCGCACCGGCACGACCGTCACCTACTGGGCGTCCCCCGACGTCTTCGAGACGACGACGTACTCCCTGGAGACGATCACCGCCCGGATCCGCGAGTACGCCTTCCTCAACAAGGGCCTGGAGATCGTGGTCCGCGACGAGCGCCCCGAGGGTGCCGAGCTGCTCGAGGCGGTGCAGGACGACACGATCGCCAACGAGATCGACGCTTCCGGCGAGGACAACATCCACGAGGCGCCGACCGGTGGGATCGAGCAGACCTTCCGCTACGACCGCGGTCTGGTCGACTACGTCGACTACCTCAACAAGCGCAAGACCCCGGCCAACCCGACGGTGATCTCCTTCGAGGCCGAGCAGGCGGCCGGTGCCCAGGGCGGCAGCCAGGACCTCAGCCTCGAGGTGGCGATGCAGTGGAACACCTCGTTCACCGAGTCGGTGCACACCTTCGCCAACACCATCAACACCCCCGAGGGCGGCACCCACGAGGAGGGCTTCCGTTCCGCACTGACGACGCTGGTCAACCACTGGGGCGAGGAGTGGGGGCTGATCAAGAAGCGTGAGGACCGGGTCTCCGGTGACGACGTCCGCGAGGGTCTGACCGCGATCATCTCGATCAAGCTCACCGACCCGCAGTTCGAGGGCCAGACCAAGGCCAAGCTCGGCAACACCGAGGCCAAGGGCTTCGTGCAGCGGGTGGTCAACGACCAGCTCGGCGCCTGGCTCGAGCAGAACCCCGCCGAGGGCCGCGACATCGTGCGCAAGGCGCAGGCCGCGGCGTCGGCGCGGATCGCCGCCCGCAAGGCCCGCGACCTCGCCCGCAGCCGCAAGGGCCTGCTCGGCGGCGGTGGCCTGCCCGGCAAGCTGTCCGACTGCCAGTCGACCAACCCCGAGGAGTGCGAGGTCTTCATCGTCGAGGGCGACTCGGCCGGCGGCTCGGCCCGGCAGGGCCGCGACCCGCGGGTCCAGGCGATCCTTCCGATCCGGGGCAAGATCCTCAACGTCGAGAAGGCCCGGATCGACAAGGTGCTCGGGAACACCGAGGTCCAGGCCATCATCTCGGCGCTCGGCACCGGCATCCACGAGGAGTTCAGCCTCGAGAAGCTGCGCTACCACAAGGTCGTGCTGATGGCCGACGCCGACGTCGATGGCCACCACATCAACACCCTGCTGCTGACCCTGTTGTTCCGGTTCATGAAGCCGCTGATCGAGCACGGTCACGTCTACATGGCCCAGCCGCCGCTCTACCGGATCCGCTGGAACAAGCCGGCCGAGCACGAGTTCGTCTACTCCGACTCCGAGCGCGAGGCACTGACCAAGGACGGCCTGGCCAACGGCAAGAAGCTGCCCAAGGAGAACCCCGTCCAGCGGTACAAGGGCCTCGGCGAGATGAACGCCGAGGAGCTGTGGGACACCACGATGAACCCCGAGCAGCGGCTGATGCTCCAGGTGACCCTCGACGACGCGGCGCAGGCGGACGAGATCTTCTCGATCCTGATGGGCGAGGACGTCGAGCAGCGGCGTTCGTTCATCCAGCGCAACGCCAAGGACGTGCGATTCCTCGACATCTAG
- a CDS encoding GNAT family N-acetyltransferase, which yields MPLTRLAGSDDLEFLVRHDGHVSSAELEAVVGRDRVLLMVEESAPEPLGWLRWGLFWDTVPFMNMLQVVPTRRGQGLGRLLVESWEHRCLGAGQAWVLTSTMSDERAQHFYRHLGYRDVGAFELPGEAPELLLRKDLA from the coding sequence GTGCCACTGACCCGACTCGCCGGTTCCGACGACCTGGAGTTCCTGGTTCGGCACGACGGGCATGTGTCCTCGGCCGAGCTCGAGGCCGTGGTCGGTCGGGACCGGGTGCTCCTGATGGTCGAGGAGTCCGCTCCCGAGCCCCTGGGCTGGCTGCGCTGGGGGCTGTTCTGGGACACCGTGCCGTTCATGAACATGCTGCAGGTGGTCCCGACGCGTCGCGGACAGGGTCTCGGCCGGCTGCTCGTCGAGAGCTGGGAGCATCGTTGCCTCGGTGCCGGCCAGGCGTGGGTGCTGACGTCGACGATGTCCGACGAGCGGGCGCAGCACTTCTACCGGCACCTCGGCTACCGCGACGTCGGTGCGTTCGAGCTGCCCGGCGAGGCACCCGAGCTGCTCCTCCGCAAGGACCTCGCCTGA
- a CDS encoding DUF721 domain-containing protein, whose amino-acid sequence MSPDAGDDPTRRDDGLDLARNLARATARSTPGRKTRARRTDRSPRSSGRVSGAFPDERDPQTLDVALTRVVDDHGWQVDLKVASMFARWGELVGPEVDAHSGPESFADGKLVVRTDSTAWATQLKLLAPAIVRRLNEDLGHGTVLVIDILGPHAPSWKRGQRSVRDGRGPRDTYG is encoded by the coding sequence GTGAGTCCTGACGCCGGCGACGACCCCACCCGGCGCGACGACGGCCTCGACCTGGCCCGCAACCTGGCCCGGGCCACGGCGCGGTCGACCCCGGGGCGCAAGACGCGGGCCCGGCGTACCGACCGGTCTCCCCGCAGCAGCGGGCGGGTGTCCGGGGCCTTCCCGGACGAGCGGGATCCGCAGACCCTCGACGTGGCGCTGACCCGCGTGGTCGACGACCACGGGTGGCAGGTCGACCTCAAGGTCGCCTCGATGTTCGCGCGCTGGGGAGAGCTGGTCGGGCCGGAGGTCGACGCGCACAGCGGCCCCGAGTCCTTTGCCGACGGCAAGCTCGTGGTCCGCACCGACTCGACCGCGTGGGCCACCCAGCTCAAGCTCCTGGCTCCGGCGATCGTCCGCCGGCTCAACGAGGACCTGGGCCACGGCACCGTGCTGGTGATCGACATCCTGGGCCCGCACGCACCCTCGTGGAAGCGTGGTCAGCGGTCGGTGCGCGACGGGCGCGGACCACGCGACACCTACGGCTGA
- the recF gene encoding DNA replication/repair protein RecF (All proteins in this family for which functions are known are DNA-binding proteins that assist the filamentation of RecA onto DNA for the initiation of recombination or recombinational repair.), with amino-acid sequence MYVAHLTLVDFRSYAQADVALEAGATAFIGRNGQGKTNLVEAIDYLARLSSHRVASDAPLVRAGAERALVRAAVVRDGRQAILEVEIHPGKSNRARVNRADLPRARELVGLVRTVIFAPDDLALVKGDPSGRRAFLDDLLVMRTPRLAGVRADYERTLRQRNSLLKTAGAARRGSTSQESALSTLGVWDAHLARTGAELLAERLRLVAQLRPLVGHAYATVARGASSDDSGLDYQPSLSLDGLDHHGGEVDRADLTDRLLEELAVRRNDELDRGISLVGPHRDELLLTLGNGDPSVPRLPVRGYASHGESWSFALALRLASYDLLRADGDDPILILDDVFAELDTERRAQLAELVAGAEQVLVTAAVADDVPEKLAGVRYHVGGGEVRRES; translated from the coding sequence GTGTACGTCGCGCACCTGACGCTGGTCGACTTCCGCTCCTACGCCCAGGCCGACGTCGCGCTTGAAGCCGGCGCGACGGCGTTCATCGGTCGCAACGGACAGGGCAAGACCAACCTGGTCGAGGCGATCGACTACCTCGCCCGCCTGTCCTCCCACCGGGTCGCCTCCGACGCTCCGTTGGTGCGGGCGGGAGCCGAGCGCGCGCTGGTCCGGGCCGCGGTGGTGCGCGACGGCCGGCAGGCGATCCTCGAGGTGGAGATCCACCCGGGCAAGTCCAACCGGGCCCGGGTCAACCGCGCCGACCTGCCTCGCGCCCGGGAGCTGGTCGGGCTGGTCCGCACCGTGATCTTCGCCCCCGACGATCTCGCGCTGGTCAAGGGCGACCCGTCGGGGAGACGGGCCTTCCTCGACGACCTGCTCGTGATGCGCACCCCCCGGCTGGCCGGCGTCCGCGCGGACTACGAGCGGACCCTGCGACAACGCAACTCCCTGCTCAAGACCGCGGGCGCGGCCCGCCGGGGCTCGACCTCGCAGGAGTCGGCGCTCTCGACGCTCGGCGTCTGGGACGCCCATCTCGCGCGCACCGGCGCCGAGCTCCTGGCGGAGCGGCTCAGGCTGGTCGCCCAGCTGCGCCCGCTGGTCGGCCATGCCTACGCCACCGTGGCGCGGGGCGCCAGCAGCGACGACTCCGGCCTGGACTACCAGCCGAGCCTGAGCCTGGACGGGCTCGACCACCACGGTGGTGAGGTCGACCGGGCCGACCTGACCGACCGGCTGCTCGAGGAGCTCGCGGTCCGCCGCAACGACGAGCTCGACCGAGGAATCTCCCTGGTCGGCCCTCACCGCGACGAGCTGCTGCTGACTCTGGGCAACGGCGATCCGTCGGTGCCCCGGCTTCCGGTCCGCGGCTACGCCTCGCACGGTGAGTCATGGTCGTTCGCGCTGGCGCTGCGGCTGGCGTCGTACGACCTGTTGCGCGCCGACGGTGACGACCCGATCCTGATCCTCGACGACGTGTTCGCCGAGCTGGACACCGAGCGACGGGCCCAGCTGGCCGAGCTGGTGGCAGGTGCCGAGCAGGTGCTGGTGACGGCGGCGGTCGCCGACGACGTGCCCGAGAAGCTGGCCGGGGTGCGCTACCACGTCGGCGGTGGAGAGGTACGCCGTGAGTCCTGA
- the gnd gene encoding phosphogluconate dehydrogenase (NAD(+)-dependent, decarboxylating) yields the protein MELGLIGLGKMGGNMRTRLRNAGHTVVGYDRNPEVSDAGSLAEMVEQLPSPRVVWVMVPSGDPTRDTIKELRDLLDKGDLVVDGGNSKWTDDQVNADLLAEKGIGFVDCGVSGGVWGLKNGYALMCGGSDDDVAKVQPAFDALKPEGESGFVHAGKQPGAGHFSKMVHNGIEYAIMQSYAEGWELLNKVDLVDNVTEVFDSWREGTVIRSWLLDLLVEALKTDPHLDKIAGYAADSGEGRWTVEAGIDNGVAMPAIAASLFARFVSQQDESPAMKAIAAMRNQFGGHAVKTEAPPGGDASPQS from the coding sequence ATGGAACTCGGACTCATCGGCCTCGGCAAGATGGGCGGCAACATGCGCACGCGGCTGCGCAACGCCGGTCACACCGTTGTCGGTTACGACCGCAACCCCGAGGTCTCCGACGCCGGCAGCCTGGCCGAGATGGTCGAGCAGCTGCCCAGCCCCCGCGTGGTCTGGGTGATGGTCCCCTCCGGAGACCCGACCCGCGACACGATCAAGGAGCTCCGCGACCTGCTCGACAAGGGCGACCTCGTCGTCGACGGCGGCAACTCCAAGTGGACCGACGACCAGGTCAACGCCGACCTGCTGGCCGAGAAGGGGATCGGCTTCGTCGACTGCGGTGTCTCGGGCGGCGTCTGGGGTCTGAAGAACGGCTACGCCCTGATGTGCGGCGGCTCCGACGACGACGTGGCCAAGGTGCAGCCGGCCTTCGACGCGCTCAAGCCCGAGGGTGAGTCGGGCTTCGTGCACGCCGGCAAGCAGCCGGGCGCCGGGCACTTCTCCAAGATGGTCCACAACGGCATCGAGTACGCCATCATGCAGTCCTACGCCGAGGGCTGGGAGCTGCTGAACAAGGTCGACCTGGTCGACAACGTCACCGAGGTCTTCGACTCCTGGCGCGAGGGCACCGTGATCCGGTCCTGGCTGCTCGACCTCCTGGTCGAGGCCCTCAAGACCGATCCGCACCTCGACAAGATCGCCGGCTACGCAGCCGACTCGGGCGAGGGTCGCTGGACCGTCGAGGCCGGCATCGACAACGGCGTCGCGATGCCCGCGATCGCGGCGTCCCTGTTCGCCCGCTTCGTCTCCCAGCAGGACGAGAGCCCGGCGATGAAGGCGATCGCCGCCATGCGCAACCAGTTCGGCGGCCACGCGGTGAAGACCGAGGCGCCTCCCGGCGGCGACGCCTCGCCGCAGAGCTGA